One region of Armigeres subalbatus isolate Guangzhou_Male chromosome 3, GZ_Asu_2, whole genome shotgun sequence genomic DNA includes:
- the LOC134224147 gene encoding transmembrane protein 234 homolog encodes MTVAESIDHPKIDSLPLSVDPVSLLMIVVVALFWGATNPFIRRGSLGYNNLKSATKWGQLWLEVKFLVSRWQYLLPLALNQLGSVVYVFALQRAELSLVVPMANSLTFVFTAITARLLGEQGASWKTYTGMMLVIAGTGICSLEKILS; translated from the exons ATGACCGTAGCAGAATCCATCGACCATCCCAAGATCGATAGTCTACCGCTGAGCGTGGACCCTGTCTCGCTGTTGATGATCGTTGTGGTTGCACTGTTTTGGGGCGCCACCAATCCATTCATCCGGCGGGGCAGTCTTGGCTACAACAATCTGAAATCCGCGACCAAATGGGGCCAGCTGTGGCTGGAGGTAAAGTTTCTTGTTTCACGGTGGCAGTATCTGTTGCCTCTGGCGTTGAATCAACTGGGCAGTGTGGTTTACGTATTCGCGCTGCAGCGTGCCGAACTGTCGCTGGTTGTTCCGATGGCGAACTCGCTGACGTTCGTATTTACGGCTATTACGGCGCGGTTGCTTGGAGAGCAGGGCGCCAGTTGGA agACCTACACTGGCATGATGCTGGTAATAGCTGGCACAGGAATTTGTAGCTTAGAGAAAATATTGTCATAA